From Ictidomys tridecemlineatus isolate mIctTri1 chromosome 2, mIctTri1.hap1, whole genome shotgun sequence, the proteins below share one genomic window:
- the Vstm2a gene encoding V-set and transmembrane domain-containing protein 2A isoform X8, with the protein MMGIFLAYVGIVFFSVLYVQQGLSSQAKFTEFPRNVTATEGQNVEMSCAFQSGSASVYLEIQWWFLRGPEDLEPGSEVAGAQVELLPDREPDNDGTKISTVKVQGNDISHKLQISKVRKKDEGLYECRVTDANYGELQEHKAQAYLKVNANSHARRMQAFEASPMWLQDMKPRKNISAAVPSSIHSSANQRTHSTSSPQAVAKIPKQSPQSA; encoded by the exons ATGATGGGGATCTTTTTGGCATATgttggaattgttttcttttccgTTTTATATGTACAACAAGGGCTTTCTTCTCAAG CAAAATTTACCGAGTTTCCTCGGAATGTGACAGCCACAGAGGGACAGAATGTGGAGATGTCCTGCGCTTTTCAGAGCGGCTCCGCCTCGGTGTACCTGGAGATCCAGTGGTGGTTCCTGCGGGGGCCCGAGGACCTGGAGCCTGGGTCCGAGGTGGCTGGAGCGCAG GTGGAGCTCTTACCAGACAGAGAGCCGGACAACGACGGGACCAAGATCAGT ACAGTGAAAGTTCAAGGCAATGACATCTCCCACAAGCTTCAGATTTCCAAAGTGAGGAAAAAGGACGAAGGTTTATATGAGTGCAGGGTGACTGATGCCAATTATGGGGAGCTCCAAGAACACAAGGCCCAGGCCTACCTGAAAGTCAATGCCAACAGTCATGCTCGGAGGATGCAGGCCTTTGAAGCCTCACCTATGTGGCTGCAAGATATGAAGCCCCGAAAGAACATCTCAGCTGCAGTTCCCAGCAGCATCCACAGCTCAGCCAACCAACGGACGCACTCCACCTCCAGTCCTCAAGCGGTAGCCAAAATTCCTAAACAAAGTCCACAATCAG
- the Vstm2a gene encoding V-set and transmembrane domain-containing protein 2A isoform X6 has translation MMGIFLAYVGIVFFSVLYVQQGLSSQAKFTEFPRNVTATEGQNVEMSCAFQSGSASVYLEIQWWFLRGPEDLEPGSEVAGAQVELLPDREPDNDGTKISTVKVQGNDISHKLQISKVRKKDEGLYECRVTDANYGELQEHKAQAYLKVNANSHARRMQAFEASPMWLQDMKPRKNISAAVPSSIHSSANQRTHSTSSPQAVAKIPKQSPQSESFIKTLQEYMLNFGKL, from the exons ATGATGGGGATCTTTTTGGCATATgttggaattgttttcttttccgTTTTATATGTACAACAAGGGCTTTCTTCTCAAG CAAAATTTACCGAGTTTCCTCGGAATGTGACAGCCACAGAGGGACAGAATGTGGAGATGTCCTGCGCTTTTCAGAGCGGCTCCGCCTCGGTGTACCTGGAGATCCAGTGGTGGTTCCTGCGGGGGCCCGAGGACCTGGAGCCTGGGTCCGAGGTGGCTGGAGCGCAG GTGGAGCTCTTACCAGACAGAGAGCCGGACAACGACGGGACCAAGATCAGT ACAGTGAAAGTTCAAGGCAATGACATCTCCCACAAGCTTCAGATTTCCAAAGTGAGGAAAAAGGACGAAGGTTTATATGAGTGCAGGGTGACTGATGCCAATTATGGGGAGCTCCAAGAACACAAGGCCCAGGCCTACCTGAAAGTCAATGCCAACAGTCATGCTCGGAGGATGCAGGCCTTTGAAGCCTCACCTATGTGGCTGCAAGATATGAAGCCCCGAAAGAACATCTCAGCTGCAGTTCCCAGCAGCATCCACAGCTCAGCCAACCAACGGACGCACTCCACCTCCAGTCCTCAAGCGGTAGCCAAAATTCCTAAACAAAGTCCACAATCAG
- the Vstm2a gene encoding V-set and transmembrane domain-containing protein 2A isoform X7 codes for MMGIFLAYVGIVFFSVLYVQQGLSSQAKFTEFPRNVTATEGQNVEMSCAFQSGSASVYLEIQWWFLRGPEDLEPGSEVAGAQVELLPDREPDNDGTKISTVKVQGNDISHKLQISKVRKKDEGLYECRVTDANYGELQEHKAQAYLKVNANSHARRMQAFEASPMWLQDMKPRKNISAAVPSSIHSSANQRTHSTSSPQAVAKIPKQSPQSVHAKTFMSTRAKLAS; via the exons ATGATGGGGATCTTTTTGGCATATgttggaattgttttcttttccgTTTTATATGTACAACAAGGGCTTTCTTCTCAAG CAAAATTTACCGAGTTTCCTCGGAATGTGACAGCCACAGAGGGACAGAATGTGGAGATGTCCTGCGCTTTTCAGAGCGGCTCCGCCTCGGTGTACCTGGAGATCCAGTGGTGGTTCCTGCGGGGGCCCGAGGACCTGGAGCCTGGGTCCGAGGTGGCTGGAGCGCAG GTGGAGCTCTTACCAGACAGAGAGCCGGACAACGACGGGACCAAGATCAGT ACAGTGAAAGTTCAAGGCAATGACATCTCCCACAAGCTTCAGATTTCCAAAGTGAGGAAAAAGGACGAAGGTTTATATGAGTGCAGGGTGACTGATGCCAATTATGGGGAGCTCCAAGAACACAAGGCCCAGGCCTACCTGAAAGTCAATGCCAACAGTCATGCTCGGAGGATGCAGGCCTTTGAAGCCTCACCTATGTGGCTGCAAGATATGAAGCCCCGAAAGAACATCTCAGCTGCAGTTCCCAGCAGCATCCACAGCTCAGCCAACCAACGGACGCACTCCACCTCCAGTCCTCAAGCGGTAGCCAAAATTCCTAAACAAAGTCCACAATCAG